The uncultured Sunxiuqinia sp. genomic sequence TTTGATCTCTGGAATTTCAACATGATAGCGTGTTCCTTTTACCTGGCTTGAATTAACCGGTGTAAGTTGAATCTCAGTTCCAACGATATCTTTATTTTTTAGCGAATATTGTATCTTTTGAACAGACAGTTTGTGGATGCTGTCGGGAAGCGATTTCTGGTAATTGTCAATACCAAAGTAGACATCATCAGCTTTAAAAAAATCCTTTTCACGATTAATGCAAACAGAATCAGTGTAAAAATTTGAAATTTCGATATTAAAATTCAGGTTACTCAATCTGTTTGCCGAGTTTATGGGAAGTTGACCAGTAAGGAATCCTGCATTCGAAAGCTCAATTTCTTCAATCGAAATTGTTCTTAAGTATGTGTTAAAAAGCGGTGAGATTTTTTGGATAAATGCAAATGGATCGTCTGACTTCTCTTGTTGAAGCGTATCTGTTTTTAATTCCCACGAAGGTGATTCAATCTTTAGTTTTCGAATGTGCAGTTTTCTTTTAGCTAATAATTTATAAAGCCCCACCTGATTTATTTTTAGTAAATCAGCCTTTAGTAAATATTCAGCGTTCGACGAATTATTATCATGAATACCGATATGTGAAATCGACAGGCTTTGGCTGAAGATGTCGACCGACAAATCTTCAAAGCTAAGTGAGTATGAGCCATTCGTTTTTTTTGTGAATTGCTTTTCTAATTCATCTTTTATCAATGTTTCAGCAAAGAAAAACGAGAGAATAGAAAATGCAATAATCAAAGCGAACAAAGCAAGCAGTGTCCATTTAATCAGGCGTTTCATTATCTGTTTTCTTTCTTTTGTCATTCGGTGTAAATTCTGATTTCAGACATCAACAATAATTGAGACCAATTTTGTGAAAATAGTTGCGTAATCAAAGTAAAATTTTGTGGAAATTGAAAACCCATGTTTTTTGAGCATGGTCAGAGTGACTCCGCATTCTGCTTTTTCAAATTTGATAAGAATTATTGGAAGAGAATATTGTATGTTTTCAAGTCAGCTTTTAGTATGTAAATACCCTGTGGACGTGGCTCTTTCCTTTTGAATTAGTTCATAACGGATATAAATGAAAAGTGTTTTTATAGTGCATTGAATAGAATAATATAAAAACTTATTTCTTTTTACTTTTGAGTTCGAATAAACTAAAACCAATGATGAAACAGATCGAAAAATTCAATTTAACGACTCTAAAAGATACCATGAAACGTCGGTAAATGGTTTTTCAACTTATTTGAAGACCCCGATATCCCCCTTTCAATGAGTAGCCACTAAACGTCCGGTTGCTGCAGGCTTGACAGATTTTGACTTGTTTGATGAAGTGTACGGAAACACCAAGGTGTCGCCCGAAGTAACCCCACTGTAAAGAATTAATCATCCAGAGAGTACGAAAATCATAGGCTTGGAGCATATATATCGATCATCAATAATTATTTATATGCAAACGGACGGTGGCAAATCAAGTTATTAAAATCCCAGTTATAGAAATTTGTTGCTCAATGCTTTATTGTATCTGGAAAATTGAGATTCAAATTTGATCTTTATTGTTTTTGTTAGCAGTTTCTTCTTCCGAGTTTTAGAAAAAGCTGATAGGTGTGTTTTTATTTGTATGTTAGTTGATCGCAAATCGAGCAAAAACTTTGTAGCTCAGTTTTATCTTTTGAAAAGTAATTTCGGGTTCAATTTGTTGACTCTCATCTTCAATTCGCTGTATGGCACCCACTGTTTTTACATTACGAAAATAAGGTTGTGCATAATTTTCGCGTTCCTGAATAAACAAGGCTTGTCCAACTTTTTGATCTACTGCTTCGAGCAAGTACGTTGCTTTTTCTTTTGCATTTTTTATTGCTTTAATCTTGACTTCTTTTTTGTAGACTTCCATTTTAGTATGGTCGACCCGTTCCACATAAGCATTTTGAACGTCAATTTCATCCAGTATCTCCCACGTGTCAGCCAATTCTTGTGTGGTGCTAACCTCAAGCACATAGTCTTTTGATGCCAGTACATCTTTATTTTTTCGTTTGATCTTCACAAAATCAGCGTCAGCATCAGCTAAAGATAACTTGGTTAAATCAAAATCATTTACTTTCAAGTGTTGTTTCATTTTCTTTTCCAGATCCTCGATGTTGAGTTTTTTCTTGCCATCGTAGCGTTCTTTTATGGTGAAATGCAGGAAGATTTGATCAGGAATAACTTCCATTTCACCTTCCCCTGTAACTTCAATATACGGGGTCGAATTTAAAGGATTTAGCTCGCTTTGTGCTATGCCTGATGCTGAGATCAGCGCCAAGGCAATGAATAAAAAAAATGTTTTCATCGGATTAATTTTTATATGTATTGTTTTCATTTTTATTGTTTTATTTTGAACGTTGATTACTCTTTTTACAAGGCCCTTAATTTAAGTATTATCTTTATCAAAAATATTTTCCATGACCCCTTTTTTAACTCAGGTTGCTCAATATTTGTATCGCACTTTTGGCGATGAATTAAATCGCATTGCGTTGGTTTTTCCAAGTCGGCGGGCCAGCGTGTTTTTTAATGCCTATTTAAACGAACTGGTAAAATCACCCATCATTGGATCCGAAACAATAACCATCGACGAATTAGTTGCACGGATGTCGGGAATACAAATATCGGACCAGATTAGCTTGATTTTACATTTGCATCAAGTTTATGTCAGCGAAACAGGGCATGATGAGTCCTTGGATGATTTTTTCTTTTGGGGCGAAATTCTACTTAACGATTTCAATGATATCGACAAATATCAATTGGATGCTCGTGACTTATTTCAAAATATAAAAGATATAAAA encodes the following:
- a CDS encoding SIMPL domain-containing protein encodes the protein MKTFFLFIALALISASGIAQSELNPLNSTPYIEVTGEGEMEVIPDQIFLHFTIKERYDGKKKLNIEDLEKKMKQHLKVNDFDLTKLSLADADADFVKIKRKNKDVLASKDYVLEVSTTQELADTWEILDEIDVQNAYVERVDHTKMEVYKKEVKIKAIKNAKEKATYLLEAVDQKVGQALFIQERENYAQPYFRNVKTVGAIQRIEDESQQIEPEITFQKIKLSYKVFARFAIN